A single genomic interval of Nonomuraea rubra harbors:
- a CDS encoding TetR/AcrR family transcriptional regulator, translating into MSRSTRERIIDESLRLFAERGYSATSVAEIEAASGLSPGAGGLYRHFKSKYEVLAAAINEHASRTRLQVAESLAALSTMEASVDLEERLSHVCRAGLAKVREESELTRVFFRDLSQFPELVAVVREGLMQPMFDAIVTWFQAQPEYRDVKLDWPGIATVLGGSVVHYRLFQETVGELPGHAEKDQFVAAWVRLAVGLLPSPAPVS; encoded by the coding sequence ATGAGCAGATCGACCCGTGAGCGGATCATCGATGAGTCCCTGCGGCTGTTCGCCGAGCGGGGTTACTCCGCCACTTCCGTGGCCGAGATCGAGGCCGCCTCAGGGCTGTCTCCCGGTGCCGGCGGGCTCTACCGGCACTTCAAGTCCAAGTACGAGGTGCTGGCCGCCGCCATCAACGAGCACGCCAGCCGTACGCGGCTGCAGGTGGCCGAGAGCCTGGCCGCGCTGAGCACCATGGAGGCGTCCGTCGATCTGGAGGAGCGCCTGTCGCACGTGTGCCGCGCCGGGCTGGCCAAGGTGCGCGAGGAGTCGGAGCTGACGCGGGTCTTCTTCCGCGACCTGAGCCAGTTCCCCGAGCTGGTCGCGGTGGTGCGCGAGGGGCTGATGCAGCCGATGTTCGACGCCATCGTGACCTGGTTCCAGGCGCAGCCGGAGTATCGCGACGTCAAGCTCGACTGGCCGGGCATCGCGACCGTGCTGGGCGGCTCCGTGGTGCACTACCGGCTCTTCCAGGAGACCGTGGGCGAGCTGCCGGGGCACGCGGAGAAGGACCAGTTCGTGGCCGCCTGGGTACGCCTGGCGGTCGGCCTGCTGCCCAGCCCGGCGCCGGTCAGCTGA
- a CDS encoding MFS transporter, which produces MEGGWNRARQISRRVARGAADAGRATVRATKATANGTARASKATAKGARKVGKATRRLTYAGGAGRTGLGRLIELSAGNSACDALVTVALASTVFFGVPVGEARGSVALYLVITMLPFGLLAPFVGPILDRFRSGRRYVMAGTLFGRGLLCFAMAAAVGPGDLPTLFIGALGVLVLSKAYNVSRAAIMPSVLPADITLVSANARVALFTLVSAGVAVPVGAGLTAWLGSAMILRVAMVGFLLLGVVAVRLPRHVDSPDTEEEGAAPRWRTLLKVGPAVAEAVWANVAIRVFSGFLLFFLLFLVQDQAVPWLAAAEPWARDPFFDIPKTIALLAGAAGLGGLAGAAVANWTRNHAPQLIVLATLALTVVTAIVTAVFFGLWTALAISLVAAFAQELGKLALDAIVQREIGEEVRSSTFGVVEAVLQLAWVFGGLVGLVLSLTESSLAGLVTLAVLLTAALGWLLVLRRRRVRATKAELRRRRAEAPAPSGAPSGAATAHAEPGPHRETAAPEEDSAYDEPTPYDQTVPYDELRGGEEPPRKEKIDPTKPLTNPNG; this is translated from the coding sequence GTGGAGGGAGGCTGGAACCGGGCACGCCAGATCTCCCGGCGCGTGGCGCGCGGCGCCGCCGACGCCGGTCGCGCCACCGTGCGCGCCACCAAGGCCACGGCGAACGGCACCGCGCGAGCGAGCAAGGCCACCGCCAAGGGCGCGCGAAAGGTCGGCAAGGCCACGCGCAGGCTCACGTACGCGGGCGGCGCGGGCCGTACCGGGCTCGGCCGGCTGATCGAGCTGTCGGCCGGCAACAGCGCCTGCGACGCGCTCGTCACGGTGGCACTGGCCAGCACCGTGTTCTTCGGCGTGCCGGTGGGCGAGGCCCGCGGCTCCGTCGCCCTCTACCTCGTCATCACGATGTTGCCGTTCGGGCTGCTCGCGCCGTTCGTGGGGCCGATACTCGACCGGTTCAGGTCGGGCAGGCGCTACGTGATGGCGGGCACGCTGTTCGGGCGCGGCCTGCTGTGCTTCGCCATGGCGGCGGCCGTCGGCCCTGGCGACCTGCCGACGCTGTTCATCGGGGCGCTGGGCGTGCTGGTGTTGTCGAAGGCGTACAACGTGTCGCGGGCGGCGATCATGCCGAGCGTGCTGCCCGCCGACATCACGCTGGTGTCGGCGAACGCGCGGGTGGCGCTGTTCACGCTGGTCTCGGCCGGGGTGGCGGTGCCGGTCGGCGCGGGCCTGACCGCGTGGCTGGGCAGCGCGATGATCCTGCGCGTCGCCATGGTGGGCTTCCTGCTGCTCGGCGTCGTCGCGGTACGCCTGCCGCGCCACGTCGACTCCCCCGACACCGAGGAGGAGGGCGCCGCGCCGCGCTGGCGCACCCTGCTGAAGGTGGGGCCCGCGGTGGCCGAGGCGGTCTGGGCGAACGTGGCCATCCGCGTCTTCTCCGGGTTCCTGCTGTTCTTCCTGCTCTTCCTGGTGCAGGACCAGGCCGTGCCGTGGCTGGCGGCCGCGGAGCCGTGGGCGCGCGACCCGTTCTTCGACATCCCCAAGACGATCGCGCTGCTCGCGGGCGCGGCCGGGCTGGGCGGCCTGGCGGGCGCCGCGGTGGCGAACTGGACGCGCAACCACGCCCCGCAGCTCATCGTGCTGGCCACGCTGGCTCTCACCGTGGTGACGGCCATCGTCACCGCCGTCTTCTTCGGGCTGTGGACGGCGCTGGCGATCTCGCTGGTCGCGGCCTTCGCGCAGGAGCTGGGCAAGCTGGCGCTCGACGCGATCGTGCAGCGGGAGATCGGTGAGGAGGTGCGGTCGTCCACCTTCGGCGTGGTGGAGGCCGTGCTGCAGCTCGCCTGGGTGTTCGGCGGGCTGGTGGGGCTGGTGCTGTCGCTCACCGAGAGCAGCCTGGCGGGGCTGGTGACGCTGGCGGTCCTGCTGACCGCGGCGCTGGGGTGGCTGCTGGTCCTGCGGAGGAGGCGGGTCCGCGCGACCAAGGCCGAGCTGCGCCGCCGGCGCGCCGAGGCCCCCGCCCCGTCCGGCGCCCCGTCCGGGGCCGCGACGGCCCACGCCGAGCCCGGCCCTCACCGCGAAACCGCTGCCCCCGAAGAGGATTCGGCCTACGACGAGCCCACCCCGTACGACCAGACCGTCCCTTACGACGAGCTGCGGGGCGGCGAGGAGCCGCCCCGGAAAGAGAAGATCGACCCCACCAAACCCCTCACCAACCCGAACGGCTGA
- a CDS encoding cold-shock protein, with the protein MPSGKVKWYDADKGFGFLTRDDGGEVFVHSSALPAGAGPLKPGQKVEFGVAEGRRGQQALSVRILEQPPTLAKTKPKGKRKKPDEMVVIVEDLIKLLDGVSTSYQRGKHPDAVHAKKIAQVLRAVADDLDA; encoded by the coding sequence GTGCCGAGTGGCAAGGTCAAGTGGTACGACGCCGACAAGGGTTTCGGCTTCCTCACCCGCGACGACGGCGGTGAGGTCTTCGTGCATTCATCCGCGCTGCCCGCCGGCGCAGGCCCGCTCAAGCCCGGCCAGAAGGTCGAGTTCGGCGTGGCCGAGGGCCGCAGGGGCCAGCAGGCGCTCTCCGTCAGGATCCTGGAGCAGCCGCCGACGCTGGCCAAGACCAAGCCCAAGGGCAAGCGGAAGAAGCCGGACGAGATGGTGGTCATCGTCGAGGACCTGATCAAGCTGCTCGACGGGGTCTCGACCTCGTACCAGCGGGGCAAGCATCCGGACGCGGTACACGCCAAGAAGATCGCCCAGGTGCTCCGGGCGGTCGCCGACGACCTCGACGCCTGA
- a CDS encoding sacsin N-terminal ATP-binding-like domain-containing protein — protein sequence MSDTYGTDRMRAAVLAAWTASPARFREDANAEEDFALGGYRDRLIVELAQNAADAALRAGVPGVLRLTLRGEVLTAANTGAPLDATGVESLSTLRASGKRDEAGAAGRFGVGFAAVVSVCDAPSIGSRGAPAVRWSRTETAALVADIPALAGELAERGGHVPLLRLPFDEPPMIDIPEGFDTVVRLPLRDQAAVEAVRRMLAEASPALLLGMPALESIEIDVDGSARTVVADGWHVVSESGEFTPEEVGRLFADRPTEERARPYWSLRWAVPVTGTGEPGPLPAAVPPVVHAPTPSDEPIDLPALLIASFPMATDRRHVAKGPLADFLVERVADAYVRLLRELPRTSRLLDLVPSLMGKGELDARVRRAVLERLPGTPLLPALSAPAPAVQTPSFADEKVYEPDAQWQVEHPAPEPDGDGWVVTGREAAVVASASAELLATVAAFVPGLLPAGWPARHPAMAALGVRRVELADIVDLLSGETVEAREPSWWRSLYEVLPADDPESLGALPVPLADGRLVRGPRGTLILTDGGAELDLTPLGLRIVHPEAAHPALLRLGAAEATPRTVLDDPLTKAAVAQSLDSPDPEPVARAVLSLVEASGLGPGEAPWLAELALRGTDGELYPAGELMLADGALAAVLESGTHLGVAAAELEETYGPRVLAAAGVLDGFAVVHEPDVLLDPDECDHDLDGEADWLDHVLDLLPELDVPPLVPEFLAVRDLELVADWPAALELLTTPPLRAALHPLRVEGVEVPSYTAWWLANHPVLGGRKPLELRLPGADPLLQGLYSDAPAGLDEAALSMIGVRTTLPELLASHGGPEELLDLMADESIEVDRAQLRALWISLAAVDPSRVAPPPSLRAVLGGEIVVASAEDAVVVEAPDLLQLVTDRPLVLAPYDLAEALSELLDLPLAGELTSGAVTSEGVTRQVPAEVRSLLPAAPGTYVEHEKLLVDGVECAWRFFEGAVHCTGVDGLARGLAWATGQWNDRLAVAALLRDPEAVPLLLAEADLS from the coding sequence ATGAGCGACACCTACGGCACTGACCGGATGCGAGCCGCCGTCCTCGCGGCGTGGACGGCCTCGCCCGCCCGGTTCCGCGAAGACGCCAACGCGGAGGAGGACTTCGCGCTCGGCGGCTACCGCGATCGGCTGATCGTCGAGCTGGCGCAGAACGCCGCCGACGCGGCACTGCGGGCGGGCGTGCCAGGGGTGCTGCGGCTGACGCTGCGCGGCGAGGTGCTGACGGCCGCCAACACCGGTGCCCCGCTCGACGCCACCGGCGTGGAGAGCCTGTCCACGCTGCGCGCCTCGGGCAAGCGTGACGAGGCGGGCGCGGCGGGCCGGTTCGGGGTCGGGTTCGCGGCGGTGGTGTCCGTCTGCGACGCGCCCTCCATCGGCTCGCGCGGGGCGCCCGCGGTGCGCTGGTCCCGCACGGAGACCGCGGCCCTGGTCGCCGACATCCCCGCGCTCGCGGGCGAGCTGGCCGAGCGCGGCGGGCACGTGCCGCTGCTGCGGCTGCCCTTCGACGAGCCGCCGATGATCGACATTCCCGAGGGCTTCGACACGGTGGTCCGGCTGCCGCTGCGCGACCAGGCCGCCGTCGAGGCCGTGCGCCGGATGCTGGCCGAGGCGAGCCCGGCGCTGCTGCTCGGCATGCCCGCGCTGGAGAGCATCGAGATCGACGTCGACGGCTCCGCGCGCACGGTGGTCGCCGACGGCTGGCACGTCGTGTCGGAGTCCGGCGAGTTCACGCCCGAGGAGGTGGGCAGGCTCTTCGCCGACCGGCCCACCGAGGAGCGGGCCCGCCCGTACTGGTCGCTGCGCTGGGCGGTGCCGGTCACCGGCACCGGCGAGCCGGGGCCGCTGCCCGCCGCCGTGCCGCCCGTGGTGCACGCCCCGACGCCCAGCGACGAGCCCATCGACCTGCCGGCGCTGCTGATCGCCTCGTTCCCGATGGCCACCGACCGGCGCCACGTGGCCAAGGGGCCGCTGGCCGACTTCCTGGTCGAGCGGGTCGCCGACGCCTACGTGCGGCTGCTGCGCGAGCTGCCGCGCACGTCCAGGCTGCTCGACCTCGTGCCGTCCCTCATGGGCAAGGGCGAGCTCGACGCGCGCGTCCGCCGTGCCGTGCTGGAGCGGCTGCCCGGCACGCCGCTGTTGCCCGCGCTGTCGGCGCCCGCGCCGGCCGTGCAGACGCCGTCGTTCGCCGACGAGAAGGTCTACGAGCCCGACGCGCAGTGGCAGGTCGAGCACCCGGCGCCGGAGCCCGACGGCGACGGCTGGGTGGTGACGGGCCGCGAGGCGGCCGTCGTGGCCTCCGCCTCGGCCGAGCTGCTCGCCACCGTCGCCGCCTTCGTGCCGGGGCTGCTGCCCGCCGGCTGGCCGGCCCGCCATCCCGCCATGGCCGCGCTCGGGGTGCGCAGGGTGGAGCTGGCCGACATCGTCGACCTGCTGTCGGGCGAGACCGTGGAGGCGCGCGAGCCGTCGTGGTGGCGCTCGCTGTACGAGGTGCTGCCTGCCGACGACCCCGAGTCGCTGGGCGCGCTGCCGGTGCCGCTGGCCGACGGCCGGCTCGTACGCGGGCCGCGCGGCACGCTCATCCTGACCGACGGCGGCGCCGAGCTCGACCTGACCCCTCTCGGGCTGCGCATCGTGCACCCGGAGGCGGCGCACCCGGCGCTGCTGCGGCTGGGCGCCGCCGAGGCGACGCCCCGCACGGTGCTGGACGACCCGCTGACCAAGGCCGCCGTCGCGCAGTCGCTCGACAGCCCCGACCCCGAGCCGGTGGCGCGGGCCGTGCTGTCACTGGTGGAGGCGTCCGGGCTGGGGCCGGGCGAGGCGCCGTGGCTGGCCGAGCTGGCGCTGCGCGGCACCGACGGCGAGCTGTACCCGGCGGGCGAGCTGATGCTGGCCGACGGGGCGCTGGCGGCGGTCCTGGAGTCCGGCACGCATCTCGGGGTGGCCGCGGCCGAGCTGGAGGAGACCTACGGGCCGCGCGTGCTGGCGGCGGCGGGGGTGCTCGACGGGTTCGCCGTGGTGCACGAGCCCGACGTGCTGCTCGACCCCGACGAGTGCGACCACGACCTCGACGGCGAGGCCGACTGGCTGGACCACGTGCTCGACCTGCTGCCCGAGCTGGACGTGCCGCCGCTGGTGCCGGAGTTCCTCGCGGTGCGCGACCTGGAGCTGGTGGCCGACTGGCCGGCCGCGCTGGAGCTGCTGACCACGCCGCCGCTGCGGGCCGCGCTGCACCCGCTGCGCGTCGAGGGCGTCGAGGTGCCGTCCTACACGGCGTGGTGGCTGGCGAACCATCCCGTGCTGGGCGGGCGCAAGCCGCTGGAGCTGCGGCTGCCCGGGGCCGACCCGCTGCTGCAGGGCCTGTACTCCGACGCCCCGGCGGGGCTCGACGAGGCTGCGCTGTCGATGATCGGCGTCCGTACGACGCTGCCGGAGCTGCTGGCCTCGCACGGCGGCCCCGAGGAGCTGCTCGACCTGATGGCCGACGAGTCGATCGAGGTCGACCGGGCCCAGCTGCGGGCCCTGTGGATCTCGCTGGCCGCCGTGGACCCGTCGCGGGTGGCGCCGCCGCCGAGCCTGCGGGCGGTGCTCGGCGGGGAGATCGTGGTGGCCTCGGCCGAGGACGCCGTGGTGGTGGAGGCGCCCGACCTGTTGCAGCTCGTCACCGACCGGCCGCTGGTGCTGGCCCCGTACGACCTGGCCGAGGCCCTGTCCGAGCTGCTCGACCTGCCGCTCGCCGGCGAGCTGACCTCCGGTGCGGTCACCTCGGAAGGGGTGACGCGGCAGGTGCCCGCCGAGGTGCGGTCGCTGCTGCCGGCCGCGCCCGGGACGTACGTCGAGCACGAGAAGCTGCTGGTCGACGGCGTGGAGTGCGCCTGGCGCTTCTTCGAGGGGGCCGTGCACTGCACCGGGGTCGACGGGCTGGCCAGAGGGCTGGCCTGGGCGACCGGGCAGTGGAACGACAGGCTCGCGGTGGCCGCCCTGCTGCGCGACCCGGAGGCGGTGCCGCTGCTGCTGGCCGAGGCCGACCTGTCCTGA
- a CDS encoding DUF3027 domain-containing protein — MSRTRARVSAPDQACVAAVDLARAAAEELARPGEPGEHLGYESEGDRIVTHYFACLDRAYRGWRWAVTVTRASRAKKVTVSEAVLLPGSGALLAPEWLPWSERLRPGDLGVGDLLPTADDDDRLAPGFTDAEEDADHQAVFEYGLGRARVLSAIGKDRAARRWHSGEHGPHTPIAHAAPAQCSTCGFYWLLAGGLRQMLGVCTNEYAPDDGKVVTADHGCGAHSEAAVLPPPVEQAIPILDDLGYDLMEEEAGSVDDSASEELGHS, encoded by the coding sequence ATGAGCCGCACCAGGGCCCGCGTCTCCGCTCCCGACCAGGCCTGTGTCGCCGCGGTCGATCTGGCGCGTGCCGCGGCCGAGGAGCTTGCGCGGCCGGGCGAGCCCGGCGAGCATCTCGGTTACGAGAGCGAAGGCGACCGGATCGTCACCCACTACTTCGCCTGCCTCGATCGGGCCTATCGCGGCTGGCGCTGGGCCGTCACCGTGACGCGTGCCTCGCGCGCGAAGAAGGTCACGGTCAGCGAGGCCGTTCTGCTGCCGGGCTCGGGCGCGTTGCTCGCGCCCGAGTGGCTGCCGTGGAGCGAGCGCCTGCGCCCCGGCGACCTCGGCGTGGGCGACCTGCTGCCGACCGCGGACGACGACGACAGACTCGCACCGGGTTTCACCGATGCCGAAGAAGACGCCGACCACCAGGCGGTTTTCGAGTACGGCCTGGGCCGAGCCCGTGTGCTCTCGGCCATCGGCAAGGACCGGGCGGCCAGACGCTGGCACTCGGGCGAGCACGGGCCGCACACGCCGATCGCACACGCCGCTCCCGCGCAATGTTCCACCTGCGGCTTCTACTGGCTGCTGGCGGGTGGCTTGCGGCAGATGCTCGGGGTCTGCACCAACGAGTACGCACCTGACGACGGCAAGGTCGTGACCGCCGACCACGGCTGCGGCGCCCACTCGGAGGCCGCCGTGCTGCCGCCGCCCGTGGAGCAGGCCATCCCGATCCTCGACGATCTGGGTTACGACCTCATGGAGGAGGAAGCAGGTTCGGTGGACGATTCGGCTTCCGAGGAGCTCGGCCATTCCTGA
- a CDS encoding HAD family hydrolase, which produces MTSVGFDLDMTLADTRAGIAAVYDELAVRLGVPFDSAAIVSRLGPPLEVELANWLPSEEVPAAADLYREIYPEMGVPVHTAMAGAHEAIEAVRRAGGGVIVVTGKNVRDARGTVAVLGLDVDEVVGSVFGADKGSALARFGAAAYVGDHVADIQAARAGGAVSVTVATGPYTVGELRDHGADVALGDLTEFAAWFAGWREHDALR; this is translated from the coding sequence ATGACTTCGGTGGGATTCGACCTTGACATGACATTGGCCGACACGCGGGCGGGCATCGCGGCCGTTTACGACGAGCTGGCCGTGCGATTGGGCGTGCCATTTGACAGCGCGGCGATCGTGAGCCGGTTGGGGCCGCCGCTGGAGGTGGAACTGGCCAACTGGCTGCCCTCGGAGGAGGTGCCGGCCGCCGCCGACCTCTATCGAGAGATATATCCGGAAATGGGGGTTCCGGTGCACACGGCCATGGCCGGCGCGCACGAGGCCATCGAGGCCGTACGCCGGGCCGGTGGCGGGGTCATCGTGGTGACGGGCAAGAACGTCCGCGACGCCCGCGGCACGGTCGCCGTACTCGGGCTGGACGTGGACGAAGTGGTCGGCTCGGTTTTCGGCGCCGACAAGGGATCGGCACTCGCGCGCTTCGGCGCGGCGGCTTATGTTGGTGACCATGTCGCGGACATCCAGGCGGCACGCGCGGGCGGCGCCGTGAGCGTGACAGTCGCTACCGGCCCTTACACGGTGGGAGAGCTGCGTGATCACGGAGCAGATGTGGCACTGGGCGACCTGACCGAATTCGCCGCCTGGTTCGCCGGTTGGCGCGAGCATGACGCACTTCGGTAA
- a CDS encoding helicase-associated domain-containing protein, protein MEFTEWIRGRTDEQLRALVSARPELITPVPAHLEGLASRAASPSAIGRVLDRLDRFTLAVVETLAVRDEPIAKDVLHDLMSRALGSGDPTHPRAAEGGDPGEPEPALSTALDRLRDLALVYGPDDALELGPGVRKVLDDPAGLGPRAADAFRHHAPEQLEEMADDVAPGTAGSGKERLAAALAEPAALVAAVSPEARGALDQLVWGPPTGRVPNARREVRIESARSPIEELLARGLLAATGEESVTLPREVGLFLRGGRVHRDLLAVPPPLHGATRDPSLADRTAAGQAFSFVRAVEELCERWSVEPPGVLRTGGLGVRDLKRAAGELDLPEWVTALVVEVAHAAGLIAAGGGVDGEWLPTSGYDLWRVRSTADRWTALAATWLHMDRVPGLVGERDDRDRPLNALHTDLRRSSAPGVRAATLGVLAAAPGLAPERDSVLERLAWEQPRRRGPLREQLVDFTLREAEQVGVTGLGALSGHGRALVEGGEAAGLLAPLLPEPVDHVLLQADLTAVAPGPLTSELNRWMTLTADVESKGGATVYRFSESSIRRALDAGHGGEELVAMLGRHSATPVPQALSYLVTDVARRHGRIRVGTASAYIRCDDPALLDQITADRRSAALRLRRLAPTVIASRSSRAALVDSLRAMGYAPVAESLDGDVIISQLESRRTEGVALARAVASPNGLDPEVAAAAVRALRAGDAAHLARREPVDAPGGQVPRGPATATISALQEAIKQGVRVWIGYLDSQGNATSRILEPARMEGGYLTAYDETRAAVHRFALHRITGVAGL, encoded by the coding sequence ATGGAGTTCACGGAGTGGATCAGGGGGCGCACCGACGAACAGCTGCGGGCGCTCGTCTCCGCGCGCCCCGAGCTGATCACTCCGGTGCCCGCGCATCTGGAGGGTCTCGCCTCGCGGGCCGCCAGTCCTTCGGCGATCGGCAGGGTGCTGGACCGGCTCGACCGGTTCACGCTGGCCGTCGTGGAGACGCTGGCGGTGCGCGACGAGCCGATCGCGAAGGACGTGCTGCACGACCTCATGAGCAGGGCGCTGGGGTCCGGCGACCCCACGCACCCGCGGGCGGCCGAGGGCGGCGATCCCGGCGAGCCGGAGCCCGCGCTGTCCACGGCGCTCGACAGGCTGCGCGACCTCGCGCTGGTCTACGGGCCCGACGACGCGCTGGAGCTGGGCCCCGGCGTACGCAAGGTGCTCGACGACCCGGCCGGGCTCGGCCCGAGGGCGGCCGACGCGTTCCGGCACCACGCGCCCGAGCAGCTGGAGGAGATGGCCGACGACGTCGCCCCCGGCACGGCGGGCTCCGGCAAGGAGCGCCTGGCGGCGGCGCTGGCCGAGCCCGCGGCGCTGGTCGCGGCCGTCTCGCCCGAGGCGAGGGGCGCGCTCGACCAGCTCGTCTGGGGCCCGCCGACCGGCCGCGTACCCAACGCCAGGCGCGAGGTGCGGATCGAGTCGGCCCGCTCCCCCATCGAGGAGCTGCTCGCCCGCGGCCTGCTGGCCGCCACGGGCGAGGAGAGCGTGACGCTGCCCCGCGAGGTCGGCCTCTTTTTGCGTGGCGGCCGGGTGCACCGCGACCTGCTGGCCGTGCCGCCGCCGCTGCACGGCGCCACGCGCGATCCGTCCCTGGCCGACCGCACGGCGGCGGGGCAGGCGTTCTCGTTCGTCAGGGCCGTGGAGGAGCTGTGCGAGCGGTGGAGCGTCGAGCCGCCGGGCGTGCTGCGTACCGGCGGGCTCGGCGTACGCGACCTGAAGCGGGCGGCGGGCGAGCTGGACCTGCCGGAGTGGGTGACGGCGCTGGTGGTGGAGGTGGCGCACGCGGCCGGGCTGATCGCGGCCGGCGGCGGCGTGGACGGCGAGTGGCTGCCGACCTCCGGCTACGACCTGTGGCGGGTCAGGTCCACCGCCGACCGGTGGACGGCGCTGGCGGCCACGTGGCTGCACATGGACCGGGTGCCCGGCCTGGTAGGCGAGCGCGACGACCGCGACAGGCCGCTCAACGCCCTGCACACCGACCTGCGGCGCTCCTCCGCGCCGGGCGTCAGGGCGGCCACGCTGGGCGTGCTCGCCGCGGCGCCCGGCCTGGCTCCCGAACGCGACTCCGTGCTGGAACGGCTGGCCTGGGAGCAGCCTCGCCGCCGCGGCCCGCTGCGCGAGCAGCTCGTGGACTTCACCCTGCGGGAGGCCGAGCAGGTCGGCGTGACGGGGCTGGGCGCGCTGTCCGGGCACGGGCGGGCGCTGGTCGAGGGCGGCGAGGCGGCCGGGCTGCTGGCGCCGCTGCTGCCCGAGCCCGTCGATCACGTGCTGCTGCAGGCCGACCTCACCGCCGTCGCGCCGGGGCCGCTCACGAGCGAGCTGAACCGCTGGATGACGCTCACCGCCGACGTCGAGTCCAAGGGCGGGGCCACGGTCTACCGGTTCAGCGAGAGCTCGATCAGGCGGGCGCTCGACGCGGGGCACGGCGGCGAGGAGCTGGTCGCGATGCTGGGCAGGCACTCGGCCACGCCGGTGCCGCAGGCGCTGTCGTACCTGGTGACCGACGTGGCCAGGCGGCACGGGCGGATCCGGGTGGGCACCGCGAGCGCCTACATCCGCTGCGACGATCCCGCGCTGCTCGACCAGATCACCGCCGACCGCCGCTCGGCGGCGCTGCGGCTGCGGCGGCTCGCGCCGACCGTCATCGCCTCCCGCTCGTCCAGGGCGGCACTGGTCGACTCGCTGCGGGCCATGGGGTACGCGCCGGTCGCCGAGTCGCTCGACGGCGACGTGATCATCTCGCAGCTGGAGAGCCGGCGTACCGAGGGGGTCGCCCTCGCCCGCGCCGTGGCCTCGCCGAACGGCCTCGATCCCGAGGTCGCTGCGGCGGCCGTACGCGCGCTGCGGGCGGGCGACGCCGCCCACCTGGCCCGGCGGGAGCCCGTGGACGCCCCGGGCGGCCAGGTGCCGCGCGGGCCCGCCACGGCCACCATCTCGGCGCTGCAGGAGGCGATCAAGCAGGGGGTGCGGGTGTGGATCGGGTACCTCGACTCGCAGGGCAACGCGACCTCCCGCATCCTGGAGCCGGCGCGGATGGAGGGCGGCTACCTGACGGCGTACGACGAGACGCGAGCGGCCGTCCACCGCTTCGCCCTGCACCGCATCACCGGCGTCGCCGGCCTCTGA